A stretch of DNA from Montipora capricornis isolate CH-2021 chromosome 1, ASM3666992v2, whole genome shotgun sequence:
GGCAGACTTtttataccggactaaaatggcggaagacaaaAGAATTGTTATATCAATTAGCAATTGCGTACGAACCAAGGACGAATTGCAACGTCTGTaaatgttaataaaaaaaaaaaaagaaaaaaagaaactacacAGCCTTCCGAAGTTTTGATAAATAGCATCAATCATACTTGTTGCTAGTCTCCTTATCAACCATTTTTggcgatgtcacgcaacgcaACGCTCACACGAAAGAAACGGTTGCTCACGCTAAACCGGTGagttccaaagtaaatttcactcgaaaaaccgatatcgcactcatcgcttcgtgattcatgcgacatcggtttttagGGTGAAATTTACCGCAAAATTCATTAGTTAGGCGATGATTTTTTTCTATagaataaaggaaagaaaatgatttaattaattataagCAGCAACGGGAAataccaaaacgcggacaattcgaaaccctaaaggcagtaagaataaataatcaggtagctccgcttttaggcttggctaaatctatatattatatagatttagccaagcctaaaagcggagctccggcttgtttatttttactggctgtaggattagtgaaaataaaaggctttggaactgtccgcctttttcaattatgtaacattttcttcgctgcctaactagtgaattccacggttaatttcacctgaaaaaacCGTCtaatcgcatgaatcacgaagggatgagtgtgatatcggtttttccagcgcaatctactgtcgaattcaccagttaggcaattaatgtttcttgaatcgcaagagttttaaaagaaaacaagcaaatcctcagcaagcgaacggataaggaaagaagccatttgagagtccactgtcaaacgccagcgaataggaatcacgctaaaattagaaatcacagacgtactatagctcgtgatgtgacagatcgtctttgtcggttcaaggtcaacaaggagttttattgatgtactttacttattccactttatctctgaaaacgagatcatttacaattcgatgtatttcattgaaacacgccagcttggcttagaaccagaatcggctagaaaggacaaacttcaaacaagatctccaatacctgtacgtgctctaaaacaaacttgtgaaaacataagctggtaatatttttccttgtacttttacgagaactcattgcaattacatgtttagaacataagtgcaaaatccttgtcactgtcgaggcacatcgaaaaacagttaggcaagcggagtaaaaacacttcttgttcgctcgcattttaaggccaaacaaaccagcaacagatcgattatttctgtgcaaaaagagtacagatgattgttattcaattccagttaaaaataaaagttcgagtttcattcctgaacaaaggaaaaaacgactaaaccacgatttagaaatatgcatccacttgaaataactcatccgtagaaataacaaacggtttagtgtccaagaaaagaatttgtggagtaacttcttccaccaactttaagctattactggtgtaccgttttgtcgttctcgttctctttctctcttctttcgtttctgttcttctgacataggccgtccaggcatcttgcaaccttagtagaatcgaaattaaaaatatcttaagacataccaaaaactgcaattcagagcaaaaagcagccctaaacaaattgaaaataaacactcagctttaagtttatatccctccaatgcttgacttgaataactacagctatattatgttaaacctggattgaaaccagcgaaatatgcaagaaaaatatattttccaaaccgtacctgaacacgaaatgcatcgactgtcaagagctttgcttacgtagcatggctgtgtagccgcgtcgagccacagaaagagcgcgaaaaattaagcctcgttcaggtgtgagtgtctgacctggcttgagtctgcgatccaatcaacaaccagttccGGGTCAGCGGTCGACTTacaaaaaaaccagctgacctcgataaggtctaacttgagcccgcgatatggtcacgtgatactggtcagcggataccttgttttgacaggtgtcaattgaccgtaacattgatgtccaatatcaaagatgtatgctgtaaactagctatagtgtaaactggagtattgccccTCGACGAGccctaaacttgagcccgtgatatggttacgtgttcGTATTCCCGTATATAAGAAACAGAAAATCCTTGATCAAACATTGAATTATCACGTCcaccaatttttcttttaaacctCGGTGCCCGTTGTATCATTTTATCTTCACCGTTGCACTCCGGCTTTCCTGTATAAAGCGTAGCATTTCCTGGATCACAATCGGTGCATTCTATGCGTTATGCTTGTTATCCCACAATGGCGATATGCTCAAGAATTTATCCAAAGGGTTCATATTTGTAGTGTTGACGTGACAACCACTCTTGTAAGTAGCTTTTAAACAGATCCTTGGGTGTTCCTGTTGGATATCTACTATTCTTCATGTAACTCCCTACGATTTAGTTTCAAGCCCAGCGTGTGTGGACGCGCGTGTCTGGGTTGACGAcctttaaggctggttttcaccagcgacgaagtcggagtcgtaagcagAAGCGCAGTCGGAAGCAGAACaccgattccgcttatgactccgtcgcttattaGTACAGGCATTTTGTGGTCGGACCTGTAACTAATTGCAAAAGAAGCTTTCTCATCATTGACCAGTTAGGAATATCCTATGCATGAACGTACTAAAAGTCCCTAAAGATCCAAGCATGGGAACACCTCCAAACAGCACCAACAAAATAAGTCTCTTTTTTTCTATAGCACGAAAACGAGGCTGTCAACCGGAAGTTGCCGTTTAGCGTTTTTTATTGGTATAATTCGAGCCATTTCGCCAAAACTAAGAATCTACCCTTAAGAACAATGATTTTACGGCCTTAATCGTGAAAGACCTTTccacaaaatatattgaacTTAGTGAATTATTAAGGTTTAGTTAGAGCCAGCGGTGAAATCTTATTTTGCCGAAACATTACAAGACATAACTCACGACAAGAAAAGGCCTATATCATAACCAGAAAGCTACCTCTTCGTTCAATTTTACACATGCTACATATACAATGTATTTATAAAAATGCTAGTCTTCCAAATGTTCAATTTCGTAGTCTACAGTGTTCAAAGAATTTGTGCACAAAGACCCTTTGCATTGGCCACAGACTGGGGAACACTGCGTACCATTCTTGCGACAAATTTGTTGCACCTCGATTATATTGCTACAGTCAGACAAACAGTTGCATCTGATTAACTGGAGAAGAGATTCTGGGGCAGGCGGCAAGTCTGTTGCAACAGGAAATACTTGATAATTGGGGAGTTTCCACCCCCAGTCTTCCACTGACATGCCTACAACTTCTCCTACCACTGCTTTACCTGTAAGTAGACGCGTAGGCTGTGAAATCGGGCCACTGCTGCTGTTGGGGGCAGATTCTGTGGCTCGAAGTAACCCTGATATCTGATAGAGTTAACCTACCCCTGGTTTACCACCGAAACATGATACAAGTGGTTTTTCACCTGCAGTGACAACGCCAGAAACAGCAGAATGACAGATGGAGACCAACGTTAGCGTGCTCTTTGAAGTAAGGTACATTCTCAAGTTTCTTCAGGGCTGTTGCCTTTGCAACTCCATAGAGGCGCGATGTTGTGTCGCATCCAGTGACGGTgtgaaggaaaaggaaatttcTTCAAACTTCCTTATCCAGCTGTTCTTTTACTTTCTTCATATGCCAGACACGGGCACATCTCGAGTTTGCCTTTGTCTCTGGTCAAAAAAAGAGGCCACATCCACCTTCGGAAGCATGATAACACAGAAGGACTGGCAAATCTGTGTCATCCCCAAATAGAACCATGGAATTCTTTCTGGCAGACTCTACAGCGGTTTTGACTACAAGTAGGTCGGCGTCACCATTTGCGAGGTATGTTACGCATCCTACATTctggaaacaaaaatttggttttatcgacggagttgataatgtaaattgaccaccgcacagggattctaaaagctgacgtttcgagcgttagcccttcatcagagcctCGCTTAGCATTAACAGAAAGCGTTCTTTATGGGATTCGAGAGATAGTCCTCCTTCTTCATCGTTAGACATGCTTATTTCCTACGCACGCAATACAAGTCGAGAGCTGTAATAAAACCGTACGCAATAAGACAACTTCGTAtgtagaaataagaaatcatgtttctttcaagatcaaatcgaaaaggaaaaacacGAGAGTTTAATGTTCAGTTCGTTCCGGGTCAAAGACGTGCGACCACGTGATGTAGTAGGATCCAGTTTTCCACACATTCGCCCCCGTTGATTGAtgacatcaatcaatcaaagttCCGAATTAAGAAAATCTCATGACAAACaaacttattacaaaaataCGCGCACACATCGCTTTAGAAAGGTTTCTTAGCTAGGACAACTGCTGAGACATCTTTATCCCTCACAACTGTAATAGGAACAGCTTTATCCGGTTCCGCATTCAGCTTCACTTCCAAAGGGTAGAGTCTCTGCAGAGGGCGTCTCCATTCTGACGAAGGCAAGTTGCCGGACTTAACTTTCACTACTGCAATTCGAACTTCGCCATCCGGACCAGGAAGTAAGCGTTGAACCCTTCCAAGTCGCCACAGTTGTCTTGAGGTCGTCTTCTCATGTATTCACACAACATCTCCCACTTGAACCTTACGCAGTGAGCTAACTCTCTTAGAACAGCGATGTTGTTCTCTAAGTTGTGTGAGATACTCTGCTCGCCAGCGGTTCCAGAAGTGATCGAGGATGCTCTGTAAGAAGGTTGCTCTCCTTGAAAGCGCTTGTTGGGTATGTGGAACATCAATGAATTATTTCTTTGATGGCATTGACAGAATTCTTCGGCATATGACTAGGTGAGACGGCGTCAGGGGTTCCTCGAACTCATCATAAATGTAAGTCAACGGACGTGAATCCAAGACTGCTTCAACTTCTACAAGGGTTGTAGACAGTTCGTCGTAATTCAATCACGCATTGCGTAGACACTTCTTTAAACTTAATTTGACAGACTTCACAAGACGTTCAATAAATCCACTCCACCAAGGGGCTGCCTCAAATTTTATCGTCCTTTTTGTAACATCACGCTGTCAGTAGGCCTGCTCTCTTGAGTCATTAAAAGTCTTTCCATTGTCACTGACAATCAACGTTGGGGTTCCCCTTCTTCCCTAAAATCGAGCGAGGGCCTTGAAAAAACTCTCCGCTGTCAGACTTAGCACAAGTTCCAGATGAACAGCTCGGCTTGTAGCGCATGTGAATAAGGCTATGTAAACTTTGTTCATTCCTTCCCCTTTAGCGAATATATCCCTGACATACATAGGACCCGCAAAATCCACTCCAACACGGGAGAAGGCAAACTCGTCACTTAACCGGAACTCAGGAAGCGGTGGGGAATGAGGAACTGCGTAACTTCTACCTTCTATCTTCTTACAAACAGAACATTTTCCGATCACAGTCTTCACGGCTTGTCTTCCCTTTACTACCCAGAAGCAAGACCTTAGCTCTGTAAGAGTCTCTCTCACACCATTGTGTAGGACCTTCAAATGACATCCATTGATGACCAAATTTGTGAAGTGGGACGACCTTCGCAGAAATATAGGAAAGCGAGCGTTAAACgggattggtgcattcatgagACGGCCTCTATACCTAAGAATTCCTTTGTCATCTTTGTACAGTGATAACGAAACTTTGACCTGGTCAAATTTCTCGTCGTCCAAAATAGAACCTTGCACCTCCCTGATCCAAAGTTCTCTCGCTCGCTCGATTTCGCCTTGCTTCAAATCTTCATCAGTCAAttccttcttttcattttttcgcTTAACATTGGACACAAACCGCAAGACATATGCAGTAACTCGTATCAGTCTCTGTAGACTACTAAACCCTTTCAAAGGAATAATGCAGTCAAGATTAAGCTTCCTTTCAGACGTTACTCTGTCAGCCGCAACGTTTGCAAGAACAGTGCTGTTACGTTGCTTCTTTTGACTACTTGAACTTTCCTTCTTCAACTGAAGCCAAGTATCGGGTTCTGTACTGATGACCTCAGGGTTCACTGGAAGATTCGGCCAGGCATCTTTACCTTTCAAAAGAAACTCAGGGCCATTCCACCACAAGTGGTTGGCAACCAGCTTAGAGGCCAATGAACCGCGAGAACATATATCAGCAGGATTATTCTCCGAGGGGCAGTAATCCCAATGAGCTGTTTTTACGAGTCTACGAATCTCCACCACTCTGTTTTGCACAAACTGCTCTAATTCTCTGTTTACGCCCCAAATCCACCACAAGACAATTTGAGAATCCGACCAACAGAAGACAGAATCAACCCTAAGAGTTCCTTCAAATGCTGTCAAGACAGAGTTGATCAATCTGGCCAGAACCAGAGCGCCTAACAATTCCAGTCGTGGAATGGTATCTCCATTGATAGGTGCAACTCGTGTCCTTGATGTCACAAGCTCGGTGAACACGGTTCCGTCAGTCAATTCGACACGCAAATATACAACTGCTCCATACGCTCTCTCAGACGCATCGGCGAACCCATGAATTTAAACACTCTGCAACTCTGACAACGACTTGCCGTGAAAGTAATGCCTATTCAGCTGAACTACTCCAACCATCTTCACATCTTGAGTAAGTTTGAGCCACTGTTCATGAATGAACATTTCAACAGGATCGTCCCAGCCCATCTTTGACTTACAAACAGATTGGAAGATTATCTTCCACAGAATGGGCTCAGTATACCAAGGGGATCATACAG
This window harbors:
- the LOC138055688 gene encoding uncharacterized protein — its product is MAEKKKVKNLIKFRDSHRNFVRKTIAEAKDLISGGNPIERAYGAVVYLRVELTDGTVFTELVTSRTRVAPINGDTIPRLELLGALVLARLINSVLTAFEGTLRVDSVFCWSDSQIVLWWIWGVNRELEQFVQNRVVEIRRLVKTAHWDYCPSENNPADICSRGSLASKLVANHLWWNGPEFLLKGKDAWPNLPVNPEVISTEPDTWLQLKKESSSSQKKQRNSTVLANVAADRVTSERKLNLDCIIPLKGFSSLQRLIRVTAYVLRFVSNVKRKNEKKELTDEDLKQGEIERARELWIREVQGSILDDEKFDQVKVSLSLYKDDKGILRYRGRLMNAPIPFNARFPIFLRRSSHFTNLVINGCHLKVLHNGVRETLTELRSCFWVVKGRQAVKTVIGKCSVCKKIEGRSYAVPHSPPLPEFRLSDEFAFSRVGVDFAGPMYVRDIFAKGEGMNKVYIALFTCATSRAVHLELVLSLTAESFFKALARF